Proteins co-encoded in one Erwinia sp. genomic window:
- the accA1 gene encoding Acetyl-/propionyl-coenzyme A carboxylase alpha chain (ID:JIFNMEKO_01359;~source:Prodigal:2.6), with product MFNTVLIANRGEIACRAIRTLRRLGITSVAIYSDADKNAEHVREADIALPLGGDKASESYLCIDKVIAAAQESGAEAIWPGYGFLSESLAFAAACEAAGLIFVGPTVQQLGDFGLKHRARELAAEAGVPMTPGTALLNSLEEAIEAAATIGYPVMLKSTAGGGGIGLMRCADELALRESWESVRRLGDQFFSDAGVFVERCIDCARHVEVQILGDGKGQVIALGERDCSLQRRNQKVVEETPAPDLPAATREALLASAVALGKLVNYRSAGTVEYIYDASQDAFYFLEVNTRLQVEHPVTEAVTGLDLVECMLLIAADAPLDWQRLQQPPRGAAIEVRLYAENPLKQFQPSPGVLTEVSFPEGVRVDSGVITGSEVSAYYDPMIAKLIVHAQTRSEAISKLQAALDATRLQGITTNLEYLRQIIATPNFQQGDVWTRLLDDLTPRGSVIEVLQPGTLSSVQDYPGRVGYWDIGVPPSGPMDDFAFRLGNRIVGNDDSAAGLEFTLQGPTLLFHCDACIAITGADCQPILDDEAIPLWQPTEIKAGQTLAMGRTLNGCRSYLAVRNGIDVPCYLGSRSTFALGQFGGHAGRTLRVADFLSVSQPELAACTTPAPVTAPQGLPDALIPSYSDCWEIGVLYGPHGAPDFFTEEAIDTFFASEWQVHYNSNRLGVRLTGSKPEWTRADGGEAGLHPSNVHDCEYAIGAINFTGDFPVILTRDGPSLGGFVCPVTIAKAELWKIGQVKPGDRLRFFPITIDDAVALEKRQLEMLETLLPPERYTFAPVSLKVQNGLPATVLAAEAATATTPTRVYRQAGDNYILIEYGDNVLDLALRLRVHLMMHRLKQIAHPGIKELAPGVRSLQVRYDSLLISQHALVEVLLAQEAMMGDVSTMKVPSRIVHLPMAFEDSATLDAVARYRDTVRHEAPWLPNNVDFIQRINGLAGRDEVRDTLFAASYLVLGLGDVYLGAPCAVPLDPRHRLLSSKYNPARTFTAEGTVGIGGMYMCIYGMDSPGGYQLVGRTLPIWNKFLKNSVFAAGEPWLLHFFDQVRFYPVSETELNQLRDDFREGRATITIEESEFDFAAHLDFLDSHRTTISEFRQQQKLAFSEEVTRWQQESVKEEVCDTSFLNAGAEEEEDALAVVADMSGSVWKVLVSADEQVIAGQPLVIIEAMKTELVIHATQDGVIRRIHCQPGRTVNPGDTLVWLD from the coding sequence ATGTTTAATACCGTGTTAATTGCCAATCGTGGCGAAATTGCCTGCCGGGCGATCCGCACACTGCGACGTCTGGGTATCACCAGTGTCGCTATTTATTCTGATGCAGATAAAAATGCCGAGCATGTCAGAGAAGCAGATATTGCTCTTCCTCTGGGCGGGGATAAAGCGAGTGAAAGCTACCTGTGCATTGATAAAGTGATTGCCGCAGCCCAGGAGAGCGGGGCCGAAGCTATCTGGCCTGGCTATGGGTTTTTATCCGAAAGCCTCGCTTTTGCCGCAGCCTGTGAAGCAGCTGGCCTGATTTTTGTCGGTCCGACCGTACAGCAACTCGGGGATTTCGGTCTGAAACATCGTGCCAGGGAACTGGCGGCTGAAGCGGGCGTGCCGATGACTCCAGGTACGGCGCTGCTCAATTCGCTGGAAGAAGCGATCGAGGCTGCGGCCACTATCGGTTATCCGGTAATGCTTAAAAGCACCGCCGGTGGCGGAGGTATCGGGCTGATGCGTTGTGCTGATGAACTGGCGTTACGCGAAAGTTGGGAAAGTGTACGCCGTCTGGGTGACCAGTTCTTCAGTGATGCCGGTGTGTTCGTTGAACGCTGTATCGATTGTGCGCGCCATGTTGAAGTACAAATTCTCGGGGATGGTAAAGGCCAGGTGATCGCTCTGGGTGAACGCGATTGTTCACTGCAACGCCGTAATCAAAAAGTGGTTGAGGAGACACCGGCTCCGGACCTGCCTGCCGCCACGCGGGAAGCGTTACTCGCTTCTGCTGTCGCACTGGGTAAGCTGGTGAACTATCGCAGTGCCGGGACCGTAGAATATATCTATGATGCGTCCCAGGATGCGTTCTATTTTCTCGAAGTCAATACCCGGTTACAGGTAGAGCATCCGGTGACTGAAGCAGTTACCGGGTTAGATCTGGTCGAGTGTATGTTACTTATCGCTGCCGACGCGCCACTTGACTGGCAACGTTTACAACAGCCACCCCGTGGTGCAGCAATTGAAGTGAGGCTGTATGCTGAAAATCCGCTGAAGCAATTTCAGCCAAGCCCGGGAGTGTTAACTGAGGTGAGTTTTCCCGAAGGCGTTCGGGTTGACAGTGGTGTGATTACGGGTAGTGAAGTGTCGGCCTATTATGACCCGATGATTGCCAAACTGATCGTCCATGCGCAGACACGTAGTGAGGCGATAAGCAAACTGCAGGCGGCACTCGATGCAACCCGATTGCAGGGGATCACCACTAACCTTGAGTATTTACGCCAGATTATTGCTACACCGAATTTTCAGCAAGGCGATGTCTGGACTCGGTTACTCGACGACCTGACGCCCCGTGGTTCGGTAATTGAAGTACTTCAGCCCGGTACATTAAGCAGTGTGCAGGATTATCCGGGACGTGTCGGCTACTGGGATATTGGCGTTCCCCCCTCCGGCCCCATGGATGACTTCGCTTTTCGTCTCGGCAACCGTATCGTCGGTAATGATGATTCTGCCGCCGGGCTGGAATTTACTCTGCAAGGACCAACCTTGCTGTTCCATTGCGATGCCTGCATCGCAATAACCGGTGCGGATTGCCAGCCAATACTTGATGATGAGGCGATACCACTCTGGCAACCGACAGAGATAAAAGCAGGACAAACGCTGGCTATGGGGCGCACGCTGAATGGTTGCCGTAGCTACCTTGCGGTGCGCAATGGTATTGATGTGCCCTGCTATCTCGGCAGTCGCTCCACCTTCGCTCTCGGTCAGTTTGGCGGACACGCCGGACGTACCTTGCGCGTTGCCGATTTTCTGTCTGTTTCCCAGCCTGAACTTGCCGCCTGCACCACTCCTGCGCCGGTCACCGCTCCGCAGGGATTACCCGATGCATTGATCCCCTCCTATAGTGACTGCTGGGAGATAGGGGTACTGTACGGGCCTCATGGCGCCCCCGATTTTTTCACTGAAGAGGCGATCGACACCTTTTTTGCCAGCGAATGGCAGGTGCATTACAACTCCAACCGCCTCGGTGTCCGCCTGACGGGCTCCAAACCGGAGTGGACGCGTGCGGATGGTGGTGAAGCCGGGCTGCATCCGTCGAATGTGCATGATTGCGAATATGCAATTGGGGCTATCAACTTCACAGGCGACTTCCCGGTTATCCTCACACGTGACGGACCAAGTCTCGGTGGATTTGTTTGTCCGGTCACCATTGCAAAAGCAGAGTTGTGGAAGATTGGTCAGGTAAAACCCGGTGATCGTTTGCGCTTTTTCCCGATAACAATTGATGATGCCGTGGCGCTGGAAAAACGTCAGCTCGAAATGCTTGAAACTCTGCTCCCACCGGAGCGATACACCTTTGCGCCTGTTTCACTGAAGGTACAGAACGGGCTACCGGCAACCGTACTGGCAGCTGAAGCGGCCACCGCAACCACGCCGACGCGCGTTTATCGTCAGGCCGGTGATAACTATATTTTGATTGAGTATGGCGACAATGTACTCGATCTCGCGCTGCGTTTACGGGTGCATCTGATGATGCATCGCCTTAAGCAAATAGCCCATCCCGGCATCAAAGAGCTGGCACCTGGTGTGCGTTCTCTGCAAGTGCGCTATGACAGTCTGCTTATCTCTCAGCACGCACTGGTGGAGGTACTGCTGGCCCAGGAAGCGATGATGGGTGATGTCAGCACCATGAAAGTACCCTCACGGATTGTCCATTTGCCAATGGCTTTTGAAGACAGTGCCACACTGGATGCCGTCGCTCGTTATCGTGACACCGTGCGTCATGAGGCGCCCTGGTTACCTAATAATGTCGATTTTATTCAGCGTATCAATGGCCTCGCTGGTCGTGACGAAGTACGTGATACCTTGTTTGCCGCCAGTTATCTGGTTCTTGGCCTGGGTGATGTTTACCTGGGTGCTCCCTGCGCTGTTCCCCTTGATCCCCGTCATCGCCTGTTGAGTTCAAAATATAACCCGGCGCGTACCTTTACGGCTGAGGGCACGGTAGGCATTGGTGGAATGTATATGTGCATTTATGGCATGGATTCACCTGGCGGCTATCAGTTAGTCGGTCGTACCCTGCCTATCTGGAATAAGTTTCTTAAAAATAGCGTATTTGCCGCCGGTGAGCCCTGGTTATTGCATTTCTTCGACCAGGTGCGTTTTTACCCGGTAAGCGAAACAGAGCTGAATCAGCTGCGCGATGATTTTCGTGAAGGTCGCGCCACTATCACCATTGAAGAGAGTGAGTTCGATTTTGCAGCACATCTCGATTTCCTCGATAGCCATCGTACGACTATCAGTGAGTTCCGCCAGCAGCAGAAGTTGGCTTTCAGCGAAGAAGTAACGCGCTGGCAGCAAGAGAGTGTTAAGGAAGAGGTCTGTGATACCTCGTTTCTTAACGCGGGTGCAGAAGAGGAAGAGGATGCGCTGGCAGTGGTGGCCGATATGAGTGGCAGTGTCTGGAAGGTGTTGGTCAGTGCTGACGAACAGGTTATCGCAGGTCAGCCGCTGGTGATTATTGAAGCGATGAAAACCGAGCTGGTAATCCATGCTACACAAGATGGTGTGATAAGACGTATCCACTGTCAGCCAGGACGTACCGTCAATCCCGGCGATACCCTTGTGTGGCTCGATTAA
- the atzF gene encoding Allophanate hydrolase (ID:JIFNMEKO_01360;~source:Prodigal:2.6), which yields MTAQYGYSLAAWQQRIHTDPHQALTLLQHHLAVLSVDDPAWITLATNKQLEEEIARLLPRYLAAPDSLPLFGIPFAVKDNIDVAGWPTTAACPAFMYTAQEDATAVARLREAGAIVIGKTNLDQFATGLVGTRSPYGAVVNTFNTAYVSGGSSSGSASVTARGWVPFALGTDTAGSGRVPAGFNNIVGLKPTKGWLSAQGVVPACRLNDTISVFALNVTDAFRVANLAGGYDSSDAYSRHHPATAPATFRDKPCFAIPDKLTFFGDAAAESAWLAACEQLEALGVTLQPVDFSPFRELAEQLYQGTWVAERTAAVGAILDEPQLMDPTVCGIIASGKRFSAVEAYQAEYLRAQLSREIARTLACVDALLVPTSPTIHTLEEMNEDPIGYNSQFGTYTNFTNLADLAALALPAPFRDDGLPAGITLIAPAWHDRALAEFGCRWQSHMQLAAGATSSFSDALPSALPPSPHHVRVAVVGAHLQGMPLNHQLTTREARFVGATTTAPCYGLYALANTQPAKPGLVRENSGDTIALELWDIPLARFGEFVAEIPAPLGIGNVELKSGEWVKGFICEPDGLTDAENITAWKGWRNWLSGEEKSNV from the coding sequence ATGACAGCACAGTACGGTTACTCTCTGGCAGCCTGGCAGCAACGCATTCATACAGATCCACACCAGGCACTGACTCTCCTGCAGCACCATCTGGCTGTGTTGTCAGTTGATGACCCGGCCTGGATCACACTGGCCACCAATAAACAATTAGAGGAAGAGATAGCCCGGCTATTGCCGCGCTATCTTGCGGCGCCAGACTCTCTGCCGCTCTTTGGCATCCCGTTTGCCGTCAAAGACAATATCGATGTTGCGGGCTGGCCGACCACGGCTGCCTGCCCGGCATTCATGTACACAGCACAAGAGGATGCCACCGCCGTCGCCAGACTCAGAGAGGCAGGAGCGATAGTTATTGGTAAAACTAATCTTGATCAATTCGCCACAGGCCTGGTAGGTACCCGTTCGCCTTACGGTGCCGTGGTTAATACTTTCAATACAGCGTATGTCAGTGGCGGGTCCAGTTCTGGTTCTGCATCAGTCACCGCCAGGGGATGGGTTCCCTTTGCACTCGGCACCGATACCGCCGGTAGCGGCAGAGTGCCCGCCGGGTTTAATAATATCGTCGGCCTCAAGCCTACCAAAGGGTGGCTGTCAGCACAGGGCGTGGTACCAGCCTGTCGCCTCAATGACACCATTTCTGTTTTTGCTCTTAACGTTACCGATGCATTTCGCGTTGCAAATCTTGCCGGTGGCTACGATAGCAGCGATGCTTATTCCCGGCATCACCCGGCCACCGCACCGGCAACGTTTCGCGATAAACCCTGTTTTGCGATTCCTGACAAGCTGACTTTTTTTGGTGACGCAGCCGCTGAAAGTGCCTGGCTTGCAGCCTGTGAACAACTGGAAGCCCTTGGCGTGACACTTCAACCCGTTGACTTTTCGCCTTTCCGGGAACTTGCCGAACAGCTCTATCAGGGAACATGGGTGGCAGAGCGCACGGCTGCCGTCGGCGCGATACTTGATGAGCCGCAATTGATGGATCCCACTGTCTGTGGAATTATCGCCAGTGGCAAACGCTTTAGCGCGGTGGAGGCTTATCAGGCAGAGTATCTGCGTGCTCAACTGAGCCGGGAAATAGCCCGCACCCTGGCCTGTGTCGATGCGCTTCTGGTACCCACATCACCCACCATTCACACTCTGGAAGAGATGAATGAAGACCCCATTGGTTATAACAGCCAGTTTGGTACGTACACCAACTTCACCAACCTCGCTGATCTCGCGGCACTGGCACTACCTGCCCCTTTCCGCGACGACGGTTTACCCGCTGGTATTACGCTGATAGCGCCTGCCTGGCACGACCGGGCATTGGCTGAATTCGGTTGTCGCTGGCAATCACATATGCAATTAGCAGCAGGTGCCACCTCTTCGTTCAGCGATGCACTTCCCTCTGCCCTGCCACCGTCTCCACATCATGTGCGGGTGGCCGTCGTCGGAGCGCATCTGCAAGGAATGCCGCTCAACCACCAACTGACCACACGCGAAGCTCGTTTTGTTGGTGCCACCACCACCGCCCCTTGTTACGGGCTTTATGCGCTGGCGAATACTCAACCGGCGAAGCCGGGGCTGGTGCGTGAAAATTCAGGTGACACGATCGCGCTGGAACTATGGGATATCCCGCTGGCGCGTTTTGGTGAATTCGTCGCGGAAATTCCCGCGCCACTCGGCATCGGTAACGTTGAACTGAAGAGTGGTGAGTGGGTGAAAGGGTTTATCTGTGAACCTGATGGTTTAACGGATGCTGAAAATATCACTGCCTGGAAAGGTTGGCGTAACTGGCTTTCTGGTGAGGAGAAAAGCAATGTTTAA
- a CDS encoding hypothetical protein (ID:JIFNMEKO_01361;~source:Prodigal:2.6): protein MNGVFRQDAITLCQKRYTSIVIGLTDALTLYKECVQLVQKGVAEEKRPVWRKNVTSLFSAQNPTLFIALITVVVNRIKHDLSRGSVLKSGAIHPDASLIITKEGKQ, encoded by the coding sequence ATGAACGGTGTTTTCAGGCAGGATGCGATTACGCTGTGTCAGAAAAGGTATACATCGATCGTGATCGGGTTAACTGATGCACTGACTTTGTACAAAGAGTGCGTGCAGTTGGTGCAGAAAGGTGTTGCTGAGGAAAAACGACCAGTGTGGCGAAAAAACGTAACATCACTATTTTCAGCCCAAAACCCGACTCTTTTCATAGCCCTCATAACTGTTGTAGTAAACCGGATAAAACATGACTTATCGCGGGGATCTGTGCTGAAATCCGGAGCTATACATCCAGATGCATCGCTAATTATTACAAAAGAGGGTAAACAATAA
- the lgoR gene encoding putative HTH-type transcriptional regulator LgoR (ID:JIFNMEKO_01358;~source:Prodigal:2.6), with amino-acid sequence MSAFRFSDSTSRPQGLAQRIYQALKDDIFAFRLMPGDNFSENEIAERMAASRTPVRQALFWLEHENYVQVHSRSGWQVRPFDFNYYEALYDFRIVLEREAVLRLCQRTTSDCQQALAPLIHFWLDSPLLDDSSTVSQQDEQFHIALLSSAGNPEMTRVHREITEKIRIIRHLDFTREDRIAATYREHQQILQAIIHQQTAEAQQILTDHILQSKAEVRKITLHML; translated from the coding sequence ATGTCTGCATTTCGTTTTTCTGACTCGACGTCCCGCCCTCAGGGGCTGGCTCAGCGTATTTACCAGGCACTTAAAGATGATATTTTTGCTTTCCGACTGATGCCTGGTGACAACTTCAGTGAGAACGAAATTGCTGAACGCATGGCCGCCAGTCGTACACCGGTACGTCAGGCGCTGTTCTGGCTGGAACATGAAAATTATGTACAGGTACATTCGCGCAGCGGCTGGCAAGTCAGACCATTTGATTTCAATTACTACGAGGCGCTGTACGATTTTCGTATTGTGTTAGAACGCGAAGCGGTGCTACGCCTCTGCCAACGTACTACCAGTGACTGCCAGCAGGCTCTGGCACCATTGATTCACTTCTGGCTTGATTCGCCACTGCTTGATGACAGTTCGACGGTATCACAACAGGATGAACAGTTTCATATCGCCCTGCTCTCTTCTGCGGGAAATCCTGAAATGACCAGGGTTCACCGCGAGATCACAGAAAAAATACGCATTATCCGGCATCTCGATTTTACCCGTGAAGACCGTATTGCTGCCACCTATCGTGAGCATCAGCAGATTCTGCAGGCCATCATTCATCAACAAACCGCGGAGGCACAACAGATCCTGACCGACCATATCCTGCAGAGTAAAGCGGAAGTCAGAAAAATTACGCTGCATATGTTGTAG